The Pukyongia salina genome segment TCACCGTTCTTATGATGATCGCCTTGCGCATTGCAAAAGAAAAAGGAACGATCTCCGAGAGGGATTTCATGTTGCATTTAAGAGAGTTGGAAATGATCCCCGATCACGTGGCGGAGGCGCTCAAGAGTGATGAAAAGATTAGGGAGATCGCCGAAGTATTTATGGATGCCTCCAATTTTCTATACCTGGGAAGAGGTTACAATTTCCCGGTTGCACTTGAAGGTGCACTGAAACTTAAAGAGATATCCTATATACATGCCGAAGGATATCCCGCTGCCGAGATGAAACATGGCCCGATTGCCCTTATCGACGAGCAGATGCCGGTTGTAGTGATCGCAGTGAATAGTAACCATTACGAAAAAGTGGTGAGCAATATCGAGGAGATAAAAGCTCGTCATGGAAAGATCATCGCTGTTGTTACCGAAGGAGATACCACTGTTAAGAATCTTGCCGACTATATCATGGAAGTGCCAAAAACGCCTGAGGCGTTAAGTCCGCTTGTAACTACCATCCCATTACAATTATTGTCATATCATATAGCAGTAATGTTAGGCAGAAATGTGGACCAGCCGAGAAACCTGGCAAAGTCGGTAACCGTTGAGTAATTTGGTTATTTCCTAGACGTATTCCTTTCCTAAATTCCTGAATTTTTTGATACCTTTATTTTATGAAGGTAATCAACCTGATCTCGGGTCCCAGAAATATATCTACCGCATTGATGTATTCCTTTGCGCAACGAAAGGATTTTGTAGTAATAGACGAACCTTTTTATGGTTACTATTTAAAACAGGCCAACCTGGCGATCAATCACCCTTCACATTTCGATATAATAGCCGCAATGGATTGTGAGGAGCGCAATGTGGTTGAAAGCATAGAAGAGCTTGCCAAAACACAGCATGTGTTCATAAAAGGCATGGCTCATCATTTTCTTTCTGAAGAGCCAGCCTATCTAAAGAATTGGCAAAATGTTTTTTTAATAAGGCACCCCCGGAAATTGATCTCTTCCTTTGCTAAAGTTATCTCCAATCCAACCCTGAATGACATTGGGATTAAGAAATCCTTCGAACTGGTGAAATATTTAGAGCAAAATAATAAGGACATAGTTGTGATCGATAGCGACGAGTTAATGATCCACCCGGAGAATTACCTGAAAGAATTATGCGGAATTCTCGATATCCCATTTTACAACTCCATGTTATCGTGGGAACAAGGGGGAATACCCGAAGACGGGATCTGGGCGAAACACTGGTATGCTAATGTTCATAAAACAACCGGTTTCAAAGTGCAACAGAAGCAACCGGTACAGGTCCCGCCGCATTTGGGTCCGTTATTGGCCGAGGCGCTTCCGTACTATGAAAGTCTTACACCCTATATCTTAAAAAACAAATAAACTATGCTTCAACACTTCGATCAGCGAAATGCAGATATCCAGGTATTTATAAAAGACAGGCTCTATCCCAGGTCCGAAGCAAAAGTTTCGGTATTTGACAGCTCAGTACAGGGAGGCGATGCTGTATGGGAGGGGTTAAGGGTCTATCCTGAAGGAATAGTTTGTCTTGAAAAACATCTGGAGCGATTACATCAATCTGCCAAGACCCTGGCATTTACTGATATACCATCCAAGTCTTTCATTAGGGATGCGATAAAACAGACGCTCGAAGCGAATAAAATGACAAACGATACCCATATCAGGCTCACATTAACTCGCGGGGAAAAGATAACAAGCGGGATGGATCCCAGATTAAACCAAAATGGTAGTTGCCTCATAGTTTTAGCCGAATGGAAACCGCTCGTATACGACAATGCCGGAGGAATAAAAGTAATAAGTAGTAGTCAGCGTAGAAATGGGCCGCAATACCTGGATAGTAAGATCCATCACAATAACCTGCTTAATAATATATTGGCGAAGATCCAGGCCAATATTGCAGGTAAGGACGCCGGACTTATGCTGGATGAGCGCGGTTTTGTTGCAGAGCTTAATGGAAGTAACTTGTTTATGGTGAAAGGGGAAGCGGTCTTTACCCCGTACGCCAATGCCTGTTTACCAGGTATTACCAGGGATACAGTGATCTCATTATGCAAGCAGCACGGTATTGCTATCTATGAAGCAGACCTCTCTCTTTCTCAATTTATAAATGCAGATGGTGTTTTTGCCACTGGTACAATGGGGGAACTAACGCCTGTGATCGAAATAGACGGAAGGCAAATTTCGAAGCAAAATGAATTAATGGAAAAGATTAGGAACATTTTTAGTGATTCGATTCGAAATTTATGCGAACCCCTTATATAAGAATGCTAATATTATGTGAATGAATATATTATGCATG includes the following:
- a CDS encoding sulfotransferase-like domain-containing protein, giving the protein MKVINLISGPRNISTALMYSFAQRKDFVVIDEPFYGYYLKQANLAINHPSHFDIIAAMDCEERNVVESIEELAKTQHVFIKGMAHHFLSEEPAYLKNWQNVFLIRHPRKLISSFAKVISNPTLNDIGIKKSFELVKYLEQNNKDIVVIDSDELMIHPENYLKELCGILDIPFYNSMLSWEQGGIPEDGIWAKHWYANVHKTTGFKVQQKQPVQVPPHLGPLLAEALPYYESLTPYILKNK
- a CDS encoding aminotransferase class IV, with amino-acid sequence MLQHFDQRNADIQVFIKDRLYPRSEAKVSVFDSSVQGGDAVWEGLRVYPEGIVCLEKHLERLHQSAKTLAFTDIPSKSFIRDAIKQTLEANKMTNDTHIRLTLTRGEKITSGMDPRLNQNGSCLIVLAEWKPLVYDNAGGIKVISSSQRRNGPQYLDSKIHHNNLLNNILAKIQANIAGKDAGLMLDERGFVAELNGSNLFMVKGEAVFTPYANACLPGITRDTVISLCKQHGIAIYEADLSLSQFINADGVFATGTMGELTPVIEIDGRQISKQNELMEKIRNIFSDSIRNLCEPLI